Proteins from a genomic interval of Phalacrocorax aristotelis chromosome 3, bGulAri2.1, whole genome shotgun sequence:
- the LOC142054427 gene encoding uncharacterized protein LOC142054427 produces the protein MREQKNTRAALQEKHKLAMKGKALPGTNAKVQPPVSAAGSFPGESGWIPEDLRLDAPQPPLKITITVCSQMGSLGISIAGGKGSSPYKDNDEGILIARLPKDGPADLAGVQAGDRLTEASLVSEPDALDSDPTETSSKGSRFPTVNHVITIPRIILTRPSTSDEDTDQLPPDPDDFEPEEPDSAEGHAYSDCLNSAFYPP, from the exons ATGAGAGAGCAAAAAAATACCAGAGCAGCTCTTCAAGAAAAGCACAAGTTGGCAATGAAAGGGAAGGCTCTTCCAGGGACTAATGCTAAGGTGCAGCCACCCGTCTCGGCAGCGGGCAGCTTCCCTGGCGAGAGCGGCTGGATCCCGGAGGATCTGAGGTTGGATGCACCGCAGCCCCCACTGAAG ATAACCATTACTGTGTGCAGTCAAATGGGGAGTCTTGGTATTAGCATTGCTGGTGGAAAGGGCTCATCTCCATATAAAGACAATGATGAG GGGATCCTGATTGCACGGCTGCCAAAAGATGGTCCAGCAGACTTGGCTGGGGTACAAGCAGGAGACAGACTGACAGAG gcatccCTCGTTTCAGAACCTGACGCCCTTGATTCTGACCCTACTGAAACTTCATCCAAGGGCAGCCGCTTCCCGACAGTAAACCATGTCATAACA ATACCTCGGATAATCCTCACGCGCCCTTCCACTTCCGACGAAGATACTGACCAGTTGCCCCCAGACCCGGATGACTTTGAGCCCGAGGAGCCCGACAGTGCAGAAGGCCATGCCTATTCGGACTGTCTGAACAGTGCTTTTTATCCTCcctaa